cacctGGAGACGCCTTTgggcaccggcagctgcaggcGGACGTTGACGGCGTGGCtgcaaatttgggaatttggggaaaaattgggatttttgggggaaatttgggatttttgggggaaatttgggatttttggggagttcTGGGAGTCCCAGGTGGCTGCAAATCCCAGGATtctcccaggaattcccaaatttgccccaaaTTTCACCTTTTTGGGGGGAGGTCACAGCGCAGCTTCAGGTACAGGCGGAtcctgggggaaaaaggcaaaaattgggaaaaattcccGGAAATGTGGGAGGGGAAGCCCAAaaagaatttgggaattccctcagcggggtggggaaggggaaaatccctcaaaaaacaccaaaaatttgggatattcCTGAAAATTAGGAcctaaaatgaggaaaaaatcctgaaaattggggaaaatccctaaaaattgggagaaaaagccaaaaatcgggaaaaattcatggaaatttgggagggaaatccccccaaaaatttgggaattccttcagggaaaaattccccccaaaaataaaaaaaaatcctaaaataaaaaaagaacaacaacaaaaaaaattaaaagataaatcCTACaaaacaagggggaaaaaatacaaaaaaaaatcttaaaaaaaatccccagaaccTTTGAAAAAACTactaaaaaaatcatttaaaaatcccaaaaaaagccgaaaaaaaaatccccaaaaaccagaaaaaaaaaccgaaaagatgagaaaaaaaaatccctaaaaaattcacaaaaaacccagaaaaaaaaaaaaaaacttaaaaaaaaccccaacaaaaataaaacaaacccagaaaaatatcccaaaaaaccccaaagaaatcctcaaaaaattagaaaaaaaaaaagaaaaaaaatcagaaaaaaatcccaaaaaaatcccaaaaaaacagagaaaaaaatctcaaaaaaatcctgaaatacccagaaaaaaagcagaaaaaaatcccccaaattcccaaatttgtgGAATTTTCACCTCCCGGAGCCGTCGGTGTCCAGCGAGGGGAAGAGGCGGAAGGGCAGCGGCGCCGGGAGCTCGTCCATCACCTGGTACTGCATCAGCGTCATCTGGGgcaaaaatgcacaaaaatatcacaaaatgtcctaaaaatgtcccaaaatattcaaattcccaaaatccccactttcccctaaaaaaatccccttaaaattccctttttccgacaaaaatccacattttttcctaaaaaaatccccttaaaatctcagttttgacccttaaaattctgttttcccccctcaaaaaaattcccttaaaatccCCATCCAGAAAATCGccattttccccctaaaaattcccttaaaatcccaggttttccacccaaaaaatccccttaaaatcccaggttttccacccaaaaaatccctttttttcctccctaagccccccatttttttccctaaaaaaatccccttaaaatcccaattttgagccttaaaattctggtttttcccctcaaaaaattcccttaaaatccCATCCAAAAATTTGCCATTTCccccctaaaaattcccttaaaatcccaggttttccacccaaaaaatccctttttttcctccctaatccccccattttttccctaaaaaaacctccccaaaaatcccattttccccctaaaaaatcccctaaaaatccccaaaaaatcccattttctcccctaaaaaaaatccctgaaaaatcccatgttttcccctaaaaatatccccttaaaaatcccattttcccctaacaaatcacattttccccctaaaaaatcccaaaaaatctcatttttcccccaaaaatcccatgttttcccctaaaaatatccccttaaaaatcccatttttgccctaaaaaatcccctaaaaatcccaaaaaaatcccattttttcccctgaaaaaatcccatgttttcccctaaaaatatccccttaaaaatcccatttttcccctaaaaaaatcccattttttcacccaaaaaaatccctgaaaaatcccatgttttcccctaaaaatatccccttaaaaatcccattttccccctaaaaaataccctaaaaattcctcaaaaatcccattttctcccctaaaaaatcccccaaaaaatcccattttttccccttaaaattcccattttttcccccaaaactccaattttttccccgaatttttcccccaaactccTCAATATCCcgaatttccccaaattcccgaaTTTCCCCGAATTCCCGAATTTCACCTCTCCGGGGTTGGGGGTGACCCTGAGCACGCGGCCGGAGCCGAACTCGTCGAGGCGAACGGAGCCGTGGAACCAAACCTCGTCCACGCGCACCGGCGTGCCGTACCCTGCAACGGTCCGGAAAAATCCGGAAAATTCCCgaaaattccacaaaatccGGGAAATTcaccaaattccccaaaattctggCAAGTTTGGGGGCGGTTTGAGGCGGTTTGGGGCGTTTGAAGTGGagttttaggggaaaaaaatggaatttttgagGAGTTTGAAAGGTGAcggaaagggaaaatgggaaattttgggaattctggaaaattccaaagaattcccaaaattcccgaaaattctggggggtttgggggctgtttGAGGTGGTTTGGGGCGTTTGAAGTGGagttttaggggaaaaaaagaaaataaaagggaatttcGGAGGGGTTTGAGAAGTGATGGTgagtggaattttgggaattgcaGAAAATTCCGGAAAATtctgggggctctgagggggctTTGGGGCGTTTTAAGAGGATTTTTagggaataaaagggaaaaaaagaaaatgaaagggaattttggaatgGTTTGAAAGGTGATGGGAAGGGGAAATGGGAGTTTTgaggaaaattcaggaattctGGAAAATTCCAGGAGATTTGGAGGGGgtctgagggggtttggggtgtttaaagtggatttttggggggtaaaATGGGATTTGaaaggggatgggaaggggggaaatgggaattttgagggaaagtttgggattttggggggaatttgggagaaattcgGGGAAATTCAAGGGAATTTCGTGAGGGCAGAAGGGtcctggaaggggaaaaaaaggcgggaaaagggatttggggaggattttgagggggaatttcagggattttgggggttcgGGGTCCTggcggggattttgggggaggttttggggtccccgatAATTCCGGGGGGGTCTCACCCCTCAGCTCCGATTTTCCCACACAAAATTCCTCCGTGAGGCCGATCcgcagctctgggggcacaaagggggctcagggaccccaaaacccacccagaaccccccaaaatccacccaagacccccccaaaaaatttttcagaacccccaaaacccccaggagCCCCAAATTCctacaaaatccccaaaacttccctcaaaattccctcaaattcccttttcccgccctttttttcccttccaggaCCCTTTTACCCTCACGAATTTCCCTGTAATTCtccctaaaattcccccaaattccctcaaaaacccccaaacttccCACCAAAAATTCTGTGAGCCTCCAAAATCTCTCCAAGAACCCCAAATTGCCTCAAAATCACAAAAAGTTTCCTCACAATTCctttaaattcccttttcccgcccttttttccccttccaggaCCCTTTTACCCTCACGAATTTCCCTTTAATTCTcctaaaattcccccaaattccctcaaaaacccccaaacttccCACCAAGAATTTTGTGAGCCTCCAAAATCTCTCCAAGAACCCCAAATTGCCTCAAAATCACAAAAAGTTTCCTCACAATTCCcttaaattcccttttcccgccctttttttccccttccaggaCCTTTTGCCCTCACGAATTTCCCTTTAATTCtccctaaaattcccccaaattctctccaaattcccccaaaatttttagGACCCTCCAGAATTCATTTCAggagccccaaatccaccaaaattcccccaaaattccctcaaatttcccaaaaattcctcccaactcccccaaattcccttttcccgcccttctttccccttccaggACCTTTTCCCCTCACGAATTTCCCTTTCattctccccaaattccctcacaATTCCCCCAGAATTTTGTGGAATTCCTCAACTTTCCCCTCGAACTCCCCCAAATCTGAGATTTTCCCCttaaaatttggattttctacctcaaaattcatttttttttcctcagcaaaaatctggattttctgCCTCAAAACTGGAttctttttccctcccaaaattgcatttttcccacccaaaaaaagccccaaattttatttttgtcccCCCAATTTTTTCAGGCACCCCCTGTAAATTCCAgactcccaaaaaaccccaaaatttccccaaaaaaccccaaaaaatccccaaaaaatcaccaaaaatggGGTTTTACCTGTGCAGGGGGGCAGGTAGGACTTGAGGCGGATCTCGCCCTGCACGTCGACCTTCAGGGGGGTGCCCTGGCCCAAAAACGccgattttggggttttttggggtgaaaaacccaaatttggggtcggttttggggtttttgggggaattttggggtttttggggctcaCGTTGGCGGCGATGACGACCGAGAGGCGCTCGAGGACGTCCACGAACACCTCGGGCTTGGGGGGCTGCAGAGAGTTTGGGGtcaaattgggaattttggggttttgggggatttttgagttattttggggattttttgggtttttttgaggttttttagaggcttttttgtttgtttttgggattttttattatttttgtggggatttttgaggaatgttttggggagttttgaAGAAACCTGAgatttttcatggaattttggggatatttttggagcgattttttggggttttgggaaaatttttaaaactttttgggggatttttttttatgatttcttgggaatttttggggggagttttgaataatttttggagatttttaaatggaattatgggggatttgtgggggatttttgggtaattttgggggattttccaTTGAattctgggggatttttggggatgattttttggattatttttttttatttctagggTTTTCCTTTATTAATTTTGGGAGccttttttgggatttggggtttttggggtgggttgggtttgggtgaATTTTGAGTGAATTTTGAGCAAATCCAagcgggaatttggggattttgggaattctgggcaggaattccaggaatttttgggaattttggggattctgggctggaatttcaggaattttgggggatttttgggatttggggaattctgggctggaatttcaggaattttggagaatttggggggattttgtgaattctgggctggaatttcaggaattttggggaatttgggaattctgggctggaatttcaggaatttcaggaattttaggaattctgggctggaatttcaggaattttggggattttgtgaattctgggctggaatttcaggaatttttggggattttggggattctgggctggaatttcaggaatttttggggattttgtgaattctgggctggaatttcgggaatttcaggatttttagggaattttggtCCCACCTGGTctcccctggggggggggaggggtctCGTGGCCGCCCCCCCCGGCACCACCCGGCTCTGCTGCGTCTCCGCCCCGAACTGAAAAAcgcaaaaattgggaatttttagggaatttgcttggttttttccgggaatttcaggggttttttcccatgaATTTGAGGGGTttctttcccaggaatttttgggttttttccccaggaattttggttttgtccccaagagttttcctttttcttccaggaactttgttgttttttttttttcccatgaatttcaagttttttcccaggaattttggggttttttttccccagggaatttCGGGGTTTTTCCCACGGATTTTGGgctttttccccaggaatttcGGGGTTTATTTCCCGggaatttttggtgttttttcccgggaattttgtagttttttcctggggattttcaggtttttttcccaggaattttggtgtttttccccaggaatttcagggtgtttttcccaggaattttggtgttttttcccaggatttttttggtgttttttcccgggaattttttggtttttttccccgggaattttggtttttccccacgaattccattttccccccaaattcagttttttggggttttttttcctgggaatttcggggtgtttttcccaggaattttggtgttttttcccagggaatttttggggttttttcccgggaatttttggtgtttttacccatgaattccattttttccccccaaattcagttttttggggttttttctccccgggaattttggttttttccccaggaattttggtgtgttttttcctggaattttcaggttttttccccaggaattttggttttttccccatgaattccatttttcccccaaaattcagttttttggggttttctttccccaggagtttttgggttgtttttcccaggaattttgggttgtttttcccaggaattttggggtttttcccaagactttcaggttttttttcccaggaattttgggttttttccctgggaatttcggggtgttttttcccgggaatttttggggtgttttttcctggaattttcaggttttttccccaggaattttgtttctttccccacgaattccattttccccccaaattcagttttttggggttttttttccctgggaattttggttttttacccatgaattttggtgtttttcccgggaacttttgggttttttcccaggaattttggttttttccccacgaattccatttttccccaaaattcagttttttggggttttctttccccaggagtttttgggttgtttttcccaggaattttggtgttttttcccgggaatttttggggtttttcccaggattttcaggtttttcccaggaatttcggggtgttttttcccgggaattttggtggttttccccaggaattttcgggtttttccccagggatttgggggttttccccCAGGAATTTCGGGgtgtttttcccaggaatttcgggaggtttttcccaggaatttcgggaggtttttcccaggaattttttggtgttttttccctggaattttttgggttttttcccgggaatttttggtggttttacccatgaattccatttttcccccaaatttggttttttttttcccgggaatttttgggtgttttttcctggaattttcaggttttttcccgggaattttgatgttttttcccgggaatttttggggtgttttttcctggaattttcaggttttttccccaggaattttggtttttttccccacgaattccattttttcctcccaaattgATTTCTCTGGGGATTTGGCACCCACCAGCCCCACGGAGCCCAGGTCCAGCAGGCTGAAGGGTTTGGGGGCCGCGGGCTCCGAGTGCACGAGGCTGCGCAGAACCTCGGGGGCCGTGCTCTGGATGTGCCCGAAGTCCTGCAAacgggaaaaaatggggatttggggggaaaaaatggggatttggggcaaaatctggggattttggggggatttttggggcaaaaacgggatttggggatttgaggGGTGTTTTGAGGTAAAATCTGGGAGATTTGGAAATTCAGAGGAATTTGGGGGCactttgagggatttgggggggtccagGAGGCCCCAAATGGCCTCAGGAGCCCCCAGGTTGGCCCCAAAGGGGGtccccagtaactcccagtccatcccagtaactcccagttcatcccagtccccccaaatcccctcccagtccatcccagtttatcccagtcccccccattccctcccagtgctctcaaatccctcccagtcccattcccagtttatcccagttcccccaaatcccctcccagtcccctccagtttgtcccagtcccccccaaatccccccagtccatcccagtccctcccagtcccattcccagtttatcccagtcgCCCCCAGTTACCaccagttccatcccagtccctcccagtcgctcccagtccgtcccagtctctcccaatcccttcccagtatatcccagtccattccagtcccccccagtacccccaaatcccctcccagtcccccccagtccctcccagtttatcccagtttatcccagtcccattcccagtttatcccagttcccccaaatcccctcccagtcccctccagtttatcccagttactaccagttccctcccagtcctaTTTCCAGTTccttcccagtccatcccagtttatcccagtcactgccagtttatcccagttcccccaaatcccctcccagtccctcccagtgccctcaaatccctcccagtttatcccaaatccctcccagttACcaccagttcattcccagtttatcccagtttatcccagtctctcccagttaccaccagttcattcccagttcccccctAGTCCCCCCCAGTTAATCCCAGTTACCACCAGTTCCTCGAGCAGCtcccccaccagccccaggtTCATTCCCAGGCTTTTCTCGCTCAGGGGCCCGCAGAAATCCCGGAGCAGCGTCACCAACCTGGGGAGCCAAAACCCCTgaatttcagcccaaaatcccaccaatATCCTGtccaaattccagcccaaaatcccccaaaaaatccccaaatttcagcccaaaatccccccaaaaaccccccaattccagcccaaaagcccccaaaaaatcccccaatttccagcccaaaatccccccaaaaccccccaaattccagcccaaaatcccccaaatatCCTGtccaaattccagcccaaaatcccccaaaaaatcccccaatttccagcccaaaatcccccaaaaaatccccaaatttcagcccaaaatccccccaaaaccccccaaattccagcccaaaatcccccaaatatCCTGtccaaattccagcccaaaatcccccaaaaatcccccgatttcagcccaaaaattcccccaattccagcccaaaatccGGCCCAAAATCCCCgaattccagcccaaaatcccccaaaaatccacaaattcCAGCCCACAATCCTGCCCAAAACCCCCCgatttcagcccaaaatcccccaaaatcctgcccaaaatccagcccaggaatccccaaaatcctgcccaaaatccccccaaaaaccccccaatttcagcccaaaatcccccaaaaatccccaaattcctgcccagGAATCCCCAAAATGCAGACCAAAATTCTGCctgaaatccccaaatttcagcccaaattccagcccaaaatcctacccaaaattccctaaaatcctgcccaaaatccagcctgaaTTCCAGCCCACAATCCTGCCCAggaatccccaaaatcctgcccaaaaatccccttgAAATTGCTGAGAAAAATCACAagaaatccttttaaaaaaatcgctaaaaatgaagaaaaaaatctcctaaaaatcccttaaaaaccATTagaaaatccttaaaaaatcacccaaaattcacaaaaaatcacagaaaaaagcctcaaaaatcccccaaaataatccctaaaaatcccctaaaataatcccagaaaattctgaaaaaatcctCTGAAAGTATCgctaaaaatgaagaaaaacatctcctaaaaatcccttaaaaaccATTagaaaatccttaaaaaaatcacccaaaattcacaaaaaatcacagaaaaagccccaaaaatcccccaaaaaatccctaaaaaattccccaaaatttccccaactCCCCCAAAAGCCCGAAATGCCCGAAAAGGCCCGAAATGGCGAGTTTGGCTTTACCTGTTGAGGAACTCGATGAGGGTGAAGGGCGAGGCGTCGCCCTCGGAGGCGGCCCCGAAGAAAAGCCCCCCGTGCCTGACGTGGGCAAAGTGGAGCCCCCCGAGGGTCTGCGGGCACGGAGtcctcagggacccccagaaaccccaaaaacaccaaaaacacaccccaaaaa
The window above is part of the Zonotrichia leucophrys gambelii isolate GWCS_2022_RI unplaced genomic scaffold, RI_Zleu_2.0 Scaffold_602_30190, whole genome shotgun sequence genome. Proteins encoded here:
- the AP4M1 gene encoding AP-4 complex subunit mu-1, translated to MLSQLFILSSKGDPLIHRDFRGDPPRAPRDVTELFYRGVSAVGGEQPPVFVTLGGLHFAHVRHGGLFFGAASEGDASPFTLIEFLNRLVTLLRDFCGPLSEKSLGMNLGLVGELLEELVDFGHIQSTAPEVLRSLVHSEPAAPKPFSLLDLGSVGLFGAETQQSRVVPGGAATRPLPPPRGDQPPKPEVFVDVLERLSVVIAANGTPLKVDVQGEIRLKSYLPPCTELRIGLTEEFCVGKSELRGYGTPVRVDEVWFHGSVRLDEFGSGRVLRVTPNPGEMTLMQYQVMDELPAPLPFRLFPSLDTDGSGRIRLYLKLRCDLPPKSHAVNVRLQLPVPKGVSSLAQELSSPDQAAELDLGSRSVRWDIPKIQGGSQLSALFKLEVPNLSRCWRLELGPAHGSFELPAHSCSGLRVRFLRLSGGAGQRWVRYLTHSDSYVLRL